A part of Vigna radiata var. radiata cultivar VC1973A chromosome 11, Vradiata_ver6, whole genome shotgun sequence genomic DNA contains:
- the LOC106777111 gene encoding myb family transcription factor PHL8 isoform X2: MDLQNMQNQSMHFVLSTDAKPRLKWTPELHQRFIEATNQLGGADTTPKSLMRVMGIPGLTLYHLKSHLQKYRLGKSQQLDTSSDSKQEDYIETKSSDGHCSREISLGAQNQITENMQIAQALQMQMEVQRKLYEQIEVQKHLQLRIEAQGKYLQSVLKKAQEALAGYNSAPVGIELTKAELSQLVTIINNACPSSPISELTETRGLSLSCGDRKRDRGTMCSLESSLTSSESSGRKEEKQSMEEIEEFKSSNNASVELPLMGFHTENKASNTGSSNEASGRKRSAATKSNDGRYVVEQPCGKRSGNKFRKPEMLDLNSQCQIDMDSTTSKTLDLNCSLNFWEP; encoded by the exons ATGGATCTACAAAACATGCAAAATCAGAGCATGCATTTTGTGTTGTCCACTGATGCCAAACCAAGGCTAAAGTGGACTCCTGAACTTCACCAACGGTTCATTGAGGCCACAAATCAGCTTGGAGGTGCAGATA CAACTCCAAAGAGTCTTATGAGGGTGATGGGGATTCCAGGACTTACTTTGTACCACCTCAAGAGCCATTTACAG AAATATAGACTTGGGAAAAGCCAACAACTAGATACCAGCTCTGACAGCAAACAAGAAG ATTACATAGAAACCAAGAGCAGTGATGGCCATTGCAGCAGGGAAATCAGTCTTGGGGCCCAGAATCAAATTACTga AAACATGCAGATAGCTCAGGCCCTCCAAATGCAAATGGAAGTACAAAGGAAACTTTATGAACAAATTGAG GTGCAGAAACATTTGCAGCTCCGAATTGAAGCTCAAGGAAAGTACTTGCAATCAGTGCTAAAGAAGGCACAGGAAGCACTTGCTGGATACAATTCTGCCCCAGTGGGGATAGAGCTCACAAAAGCTGAACTTTCCCAGCTTGTCACCATCATCAACAATGCTTGTCCAAGCTCTCCCATCTCAGAACTAACAGAGACAAGAGGGTTGAGTTTAAGCTGTGGGGACAGGAAAAGAGACAGAGGCACTATGTGTTCACTGGAAAGTTCCTTAACATCTTCTGAAAGCTCTgggagaaaggaagagaaacaATCAATGGAAGAGATAGAGGAGTTCAAAAGCTCCAATAATGCTTCAGTTGAATTGCCGTTGATGGGCTTTCACACTGAGAATAAAGCATCTAACACAGGCTCTAGCAATGAGGCCAGTGGGAGAAAGAGAAGTGCAGCAACAAAATCTAATGATGGTAGATATGTTGTTGAACAACCATGTGGAAAAAGAAGTGGCAACAAGTTCAGAAAGCCAGAAATGCTTGACTTGAACAGCCAATGCCAGATTGACATGGACTCAACAACTTCAAAAACATTAGACTTAAATTGCAGCTTAAACTTTTGGGAACCATGA
- the LOC106777111 gene encoding myb family transcription factor PHL8 isoform X1: MDLQNMQNQSMHFVLSTDAKPRLKWTPELHQRFIEATNQLGGADKATPKSLMRVMGIPGLTLYHLKSHLQKYRLGKSQQLDTSSDSKQEDYIETKSSDGHCSREISLGAQNQITENMQIAQALQMQMEVQRKLYEQIEVQKHLQLRIEAQGKYLQSVLKKAQEALAGYNSAPVGIELTKAELSQLVTIINNACPSSPISELTETRGLSLSCGDRKRDRGTMCSLESSLTSSESSGRKEEKQSMEEIEEFKSSNNASVELPLMGFHTENKASNTGSSNEASGRKRSAATKSNDGRYVVEQPCGKRSGNKFRKPEMLDLNSQCQIDMDSTTSKTLDLNCSLNFWEP; the protein is encoded by the exons ATGGATCTACAAAACATGCAAAATCAGAGCATGCATTTTGTGTTGTCCACTGATGCCAAACCAAGGCTAAAGTGGACTCCTGAACTTCACCAACGGTTCATTGAGGCCACAAATCAGCTTGGAGGTGCAGATA AAGCAACTCCAAAGAGTCTTATGAGGGTGATGGGGATTCCAGGACTTACTTTGTACCACCTCAAGAGCCATTTACAG AAATATAGACTTGGGAAAAGCCAACAACTAGATACCAGCTCTGACAGCAAACAAGAAG ATTACATAGAAACCAAGAGCAGTGATGGCCATTGCAGCAGGGAAATCAGTCTTGGGGCCCAGAATCAAATTACTga AAACATGCAGATAGCTCAGGCCCTCCAAATGCAAATGGAAGTACAAAGGAAACTTTATGAACAAATTGAG GTGCAGAAACATTTGCAGCTCCGAATTGAAGCTCAAGGAAAGTACTTGCAATCAGTGCTAAAGAAGGCACAGGAAGCACTTGCTGGATACAATTCTGCCCCAGTGGGGATAGAGCTCACAAAAGCTGAACTTTCCCAGCTTGTCACCATCATCAACAATGCTTGTCCAAGCTCTCCCATCTCAGAACTAACAGAGACAAGAGGGTTGAGTTTAAGCTGTGGGGACAGGAAAAGAGACAGAGGCACTATGTGTTCACTGGAAAGTTCCTTAACATCTTCTGAAAGCTCTgggagaaaggaagagaaacaATCAATGGAAGAGATAGAGGAGTTCAAAAGCTCCAATAATGCTTCAGTTGAATTGCCGTTGATGGGCTTTCACACTGAGAATAAAGCATCTAACACAGGCTCTAGCAATGAGGCCAGTGGGAGAAAGAGAAGTGCAGCAACAAAATCTAATGATGGTAGATATGTTGTTGAACAACCATGTGGAAAAAGAAGTGGCAACAAGTTCAGAAAGCCAGAAATGCTTGACTTGAACAGCCAATGCCAGATTGACATGGACTCAACAACTTCAAAAACATTAGACTTAAATTGCAGCTTAAACTTTTGGGAACCATGA